From the genome of Geothrix sp. 21YS21S-4, one region includes:
- a CDS encoding DUF1398 domain-containing protein gives MTNAVANLQTALQQAMVGRPKAGGFPYLAETLRRAEVRRNRWALPSCQSTYWTGLGAVVMQGQPLALGALEVPPFDEEALVAALRRDQAGEGSFPEFLAAAWRAGVIDYDVDFEGRTVTYRGASGESYVEAYPAVDVP, from the coding sequence ATGACCAACGCTGTAGCCAACCTTCAGACGGCACTCCAACAGGCGATGGTGGGCCGGCCGAAGGCGGGGGGATTCCCCTACCTGGCCGAGACCCTGCGCCGGGCGGAGGTCCGGCGGAACCGGTGGGCCCTGCCCTCCTGCCAGAGCACCTACTGGACGGGGCTGGGCGCGGTGGTGATGCAGGGGCAGCCTCTGGCGCTGGGCGCGCTGGAAGTTCCTCCGTTCGATGAGGAAGCCCTCGTCGCGGCCCTGCGGCGGGACCAAGCGGGCGAGGGCAGCTTCCCGGAATTCCTGGCGGCGGCGTGGCGGGCGGGGGTGATCGACTACGACGTGGACTTCGAGGGGCGGACCGTCACCTACCGCGGCGCCAGCGGCGAAAGCTACGTGGAGGCCTATCCGGCGGTGGACGTTCCCTAG